DNA sequence from the Pedobacter sp. W3I1 genome:
CAGGCCCGATATAGGTAATGTAAAGCTTCATCTGAGGTATTAGCACCATCTCCGGTTTTTAACCTTCTGATCATTCTTTTAATCAGGGCGGCTTCAAGCTCTGCAGGAAGCCCGGTTTTTGCATTGCGCATTAATATTAAGGTTTGCCCAATAGCCTGCGGATAAAAGATATCATTGTACCACCAGTTCTTGTTCTTCGGGTTTTGATCCAGCCAGTTCTGTAAAGTTTTAACAATGGCATGATGAAGTTCGGTATTGTTATAAAGCTTATTCGATGGGCGGATATAAACCGTGGCCATATCTTTAATCCGTTTTAAGGGATCGTATTGCACATCTATATAATTAACATCTTGCCAACTTCCATCTGTATTTAGATTTTTAAGGTAACGGGTAACCTCATCAGCTAAGGGTTTATCTTTAACAAAAGTCTGCAAATCGTTATTAATACGTTGCAGAATGGTATTAAACGGTTCGTTTTGTGCCTTCACTGCTATATTCATCAGCATTAGGCAACCCGCCAGGAATCCAAGTCTAACTTTTTGACGAACCTTTATTTTATCGTTTGTTTTTTTATTTATGGCAAACATCTTTATTTTTTATTTAAGCACAAACCCGTTTTGATATTCGCAATAAGGGATCGTCAGAAGGCATTTCAAGGCCCATTTTTCGCTATTTCATTTAAAAAAGCCACCGGGCTAGGCAAGGTGGCCCCAAACTAACGATACTAATCATTTTTTTTATCAGCTTGGACTGATGTCTTTATTGTTTATCTGCCTGGATTTAGATCAATGCAGTATTTGCACTGACCAAAAGCAAAATTTTGTCATGTTGAGCCTGTCGAAACACATGCAAGCATAATTAACTAAGTCCTTCGACAAGCTCAGGATGGCAATTTATAATTATAACACCCTCTAAACTCATTCTACAAACCATTTAATTTATCCAACCTGCGTTTTGAGTCAGGTTAGGGTTTCTTTCTATCTCTACAGCTGGAATTGCCCAATTGTAAAGAAAATCGCCTTTAAATGAATAAGCGTATACAACTTTGCCCCAAGCCTGTTTTACGCCATTACCAGCATAAAAAACTTTATCCTTCCAGCTTTTCCATCTCATTTCATCAAAGAAGTTAATACCTTCATTAGGAAACTCCACTCTCCTTTCGTTACGAATTCTTTCTCTTAAATCAGTTTGGCCAGAAACAAATGTTGGCAATATGCTATTTGTATTTTGAAGTAAAGCTACACCCGCACGGCCCCTCACTTCGTTTACTTTAGCAATTGCTTCAGAAGTTAAACCCTGCTCGTTTAAAGCTTCGGCCCACATCAATAATACATCAGCATATCTGATTAAAACAAGGTCTGTTGGCCCATAATCTCTAGCAGGTGTTTCTGTTGTACCCTCATAAACATATTTGCGGTACAAGTAATAAAATAAACTTTGTGTATCTGTGCGTAAATCGCCGTTTGTAGCCGCTTCTGCACGATAAGGCCATCTAGATGTTACAACGGCATTTGCACCACTAAATACACCAAGGTAAGTAGAATATGGAGTAATAACGTTGGCTGCAAGTCTTGGGTCGCGGTTTGCGTAAGCTTTAAGCAAGCGGGCTTCATTACCAGTTGGCAAATAAAGACTCATTTTTGCTCCTCTCGCAGTTGCTGCGGTAATTTCTGAAGCAGTTAAGTTGTTTCTTAAAAAATAAACTTCTCGCTCAGCAACCGTTAAGGAAGAATAACCCGGAATTGCAATTTCCCAATCAAATTTAGAACCATCTGCATTTTCATATAAATCAACCAAATTAGGCGAAACATGGTAAGTGTTCCAGCAAGAGCCAAAAGAAGAACGTGTACCACAATAAAACTGGGTATCAGAACCAAAACCAGTTATACCTATATTCTGAATGGAGAATATCATTTCGCTTGATTGCTCATTCGCTGTTTTAAACAAATTGGAATAGTTGGCAAACAAGGTATAACCAGCGTCTTTAACTTTACTAAAATCTGCCGCTGCCAAATCCCACTTTTGAGTATATAGATAAGCTTTACCACGTAATGCATAAGCTGCACCTTTTGTTATGTGACCATATTGTGCGTTACCGCTTACATATCTATCAGGTAAATTTGGTTCAGCAATAACTGCATTAAGATCACTAACAACCTGCGCCCAAACTTCTGCCTCAGTTGAACGTGCTTTTGTTGCATCAGCAGCAGTAAATGGTTCTAAATAAATTGGCACACCTTTATAAAGCTGGTTTAACCTCAAATAAAAATACGCTCTCAAAAATTTACACTCTGCAATATATCTTGCTTTTTTTTCTGCTGCTGAAGGCGATTTTAAAGGAATATTTTTGATCGCATCGTTGGCTCTTTGAATACCTTCATAAAGGTTTTGCCAATGAGAACTAAAATACCCGTTTGATGCAGTGATTGTTCCCGAAAGTAGCGACTCAGCTCCTGAAGTTTGTCCTGTAAAACCTAAGGCATCCATTTGGTAAAGCTCCAGGCCTGAAGCACCACCTGATGTCCATCCGTATCTTAAAATCGCATAAACACCAGTTACGCCCTGATCAGTTAAGTTGTCGGTTGTCCACATCGTTTCTGAGGCAATCTGCGAATATGGTACGGTTTCTAGTAAATCTTTTTTACAACCTGTTAAAACAATGATTGTAAATATTATGGTTAAAATCTTTTTCATTTTTTTTCTTTCTAAATCGTTAAAAAGTAACATTTAATCCTACAGAATATTGGCGCAAAGTTGGGTAACCAACACCAGAACCAATTTCAGGATCTAAACCAGGGTAATTCGTTATAGTCCAAAGATTTTCTCCAGAAACATAAATCCTGGCCCTGTTAATTAAAGCTTTTTTCGAAATCTTTTCAGGAATGGTATAACCAATCTGTAAATTTTTCAATTTCAGGTAAGAGGCGTTATATAAATAAAAATCACTGGCTACACCAGCATTCTGTGCATCAGCAGTGTTTTTTAAACGAGGATAGTGAGCTGTAATATTGTTAGCTGGGTCACTTGGATTTGCATCGTTGTAATAATAATGGTCATTTGCAATCAATGTACTTACGGCATTACCTAAAGATACAATTGAGTTGTTATAGCCTGTTGAATTCCAGTAATACCACATGCCTGCACTACCCGACCACAGCATAGAAAGATCTATATTTTTATAAGATAAGTTCAAACTGAAGCCGTAATTATATCTTGGTGTTGATGATTTGTTCAGGAACTGGGAATCAAAAGCATTACCATACAAACCGTCGCCATTATTATCTGCATAAATTAAATCCCCATAATAGATTTTAGTTTTGCTTACACCCGCAGTTGGCTGGAAAGTATAACCGGCCGCTATCATGGCATTTAACCAGGCCATATCATCAGGTGTACGGATCATACCGTCTTTTGGCCCACCATTTACGTTAACTTTTCCATCAGTAAAATAATTCTCAGTTCCTTTATAAACGGTTTGGAGGTAATATTCATTAATCTCATGCCCTTCCAAAATTCTGTTTGTACTTCCACTAGAAACATTACCCAAATTTGAGGTGTATACGCTGTTTCCTAATGCATCGGTTGTATAACCTGCATTAAGTAAGCCTTTATATTTAGAAACCCTGTTAAAGTTATAAGCGAAATTTCCTGATACACCATATTTGAAATCGCCAACTTTCCCATTATACCCAAGGGTTAGCTCCACACCTTTGTTCGATACTTCTGCAATGTTTTGAGTTGCAGCTGTTGCCGTTCCTGTGGTTAATGGAATGGTTGGTGTAAACAAAATACCATCAGTATATTTTTTATACAAATCGATTTCGAAAGTCAGTGCGCCTTTAAATAAGTTACCGTCTAAGCCAATATTAGTTGTGGTGGTGGTTTCCCATTTCAAATCGTTGTTTGCAAACTTAGTTGAAACTAAACCTGTTGATTGTAATCCATTGAAAGAATAATTGGTAGCCCCGTAAACAGCCTGATAATCATAATTACCTGAAGCATTGTTACCTGTTTTACCCCATGATGCTCTTAGTTTCAGATTACCTATATACTTGTTAAGGCCGTCCATAAAAGGTTCTTCCGAAATACGCCATCCCGCAGATAATGCAGGGAAGAAACCCCATCTATTTTCAGCTGAAAATCTAGATGAGCCATCATATCTGAAAACACCTTCTAATAAATATCTGTTTTTGAATGCATAATTTAAACGGCCGAAGTAAGAACGTAGCGCATAATCATATTCATCACCTGATGCAGAAGTTAATGTAGTTGCAGCATTCAGGGTTGTGATGGTTTCATCAATCAGGCCTTTTTTGCTCGCACCAAAATTATAATAGTTATAATAATATTGGTTATAACCTGCCAGAATACTAATATCGTGTACTTTAGCAATTGTAGTTTTGTAATTTAAGATATTATCAATTGTATAAGCATAGTTTTTATTAAAACCATAGTTTGTACTTAATTGATCGGGGGTTGATGCAGCACTTTTTAGAATATTTGAAGCAAAGTTCCAACGCTCATTAGTTATCGAATGGTTGTTAAACTCTTCCTGGCGAGCCTGATAATTAAATCTTGTTTCAAAATTTAATCCTTTTAAAATATCAAACCTTGCCAAAACAGTGGTATTGATCCGGGTTTCATTATCATCACCACCGGTACTATATAAGTAAGAAGAAATATTATTTGCTGTAGAAGATTCTTCTGTAGCGGCAGGAAAACCATATTTACCGTTGTAAACCGGATAAACACCAGGTGTAGTTTGACGTAAAAAATTAAATGCATTATCTGTACTTGCCAAACCGTAAGTTTGATTTGATGCAAAAGTTTGTGTACCCACAGTTAAGAAACTTGCAACTTTCGATTGTAAGTTAATCCTCAGGTTGTATTTGTCTGAACCTGTATTTGCCATTGTGCCAGGGTTGTTGATGTAAAATGCAGACAGCAAATATTGTGTATTTTCACTCCCACCGTTTAACGAGATATTATGTTGTTGAGCGAAATTATTATCGAAAATTACTTTACCCCAATCTGTATTTGGATATGCAACATAATTTGGGATTCCCTGTGTGGTGAAACCATCAGGGTTAGCATTAGCTGCAGCCCATAATGCCATTGTTGCATCTGTGTAAATTGGCGTTTGCCCCAGATTTCTGTAACCTTCATTAACTAATTGCATATGCGTAATGTAATCGGTTACAAAAGTTGGCAGGTTTGCGGGCTTAGCTACCGAACCAAGTCCGCTGTACGTAACTGTCGTTTTCCCTTGTTTACCTTTTTTTGTGGTAATTAGTATTACGCCATTGGCCGCTAATGAACCATAGATAGAGGCAGCAGCAGCATCTTTCAAAATAGAAATCGTTTCCACATCATTTGGGTTGACGGCATCCATGCTACCAACAATACCATCAACAATGATTAAAGCATTATTACTGTTTAGTGTTCCCGTACCGCGAATTCTAATTGTGGCTCCATCTGATCCAGGTTTACCAGAAGCCTGTCTAACAGAAACACCCGAACTTAAACCTCCCAAAGAAGACGAAAGGTTTGTAACAGGACGGTTTTCAATTGATTTGGCGTCTATTGTTGCAACTGAGCCAATAACGTTTACTTTCTTTTGCACACCATAGCCAACAACCACAACATCGTTCAAACTATTATTCTGATCTTGTAAGGTTACATTCAGACTTGTAGAATTACCTACACCTACCTCCTTCACATCGTAACCAACGAAAGAAAATATAAGTACACTTTGTGATGAGGGCACAGTTATAGAAAATTTACCATCAGCAGTAGTTAATACTGCTGTTGATGTTCCTTTTACTTTTACGCTCACTCCGGGAATTGTCCCGCCTTGAGCATCATTCACTGTTCCTGAAATTTTTATAGATTGAGCAAAGGCGGTAAATGCCGTAAAACTCAAAAGCATAATTAGTGAGCATAGTTTTACTTGGCAGTAAAAACGGCTCAGTTTTGCTTCTCCAATTTTGAGATGTTTGTAAAGTTTATCCATTTTTTGTTTAGTTGATTAACATTGGTTTTCTTAATCGCAAAAAATTATGGGCACAACCTGCGGCTATCACCAGCCAGAATTATCCTGGCGACTATGAAAAAGGTATCGGCTTAAACGGTTGGTTTTGCTTTAATATTTGGTTATTCAAAATTGTTGCTTTGGAGGCGAACTGAAGGGATAAAATCCTAAACAAATAGGTATAAAATCCTAAATAAAAGCAGAAAAAAGCATTAAAAAGGGCAAATAAGCGGATAAATTGTTAAAATTGCCACCGCCAAACGTATTTGATTTATAATAGAAACATTTTGTACTTTTAGTCAGGTAAAAGCTAACCATTCCTCATTTTCTGTCAACATGAAATCCCTGCTAACATTTGCTTTAGTATTTTTTATCATTGCAAGTAATGCACAAAACAAATATGCTTTTAAACACCTCAATGTAGAAAACGGGCTCACACAAAGTTCGGTACTGTCTATCGCTCAGGATGCCAGGGGTTTTATCTGGTTCGGAACACGATTTGGATTAAATAAATATGACTCTAAATCTTTTAAGGCATATTATCACGAAAATAATAATAAGAAAAGCCTGAGCGATGCTGCCTTTCTCTCGTCTATTTTAGCATTAAAAAATGGAACCTTATTAATTGGCACCCAAGGAGGGCTGAATAAATATAATGAAGGGGATGATAACTTCGACTGTTACAGGCACAACGACAAAGATCCCAACAGCATTAGCAATTCTAGAATAAATTGCATCTTTCAGGATAAAAAGAGCCGTGTATGGATCGGCACGGAAAATGGTTTAAACCTGCTCAACATCAATGGAAAGTATAAATTTAAACGCTTTCTGTATGGGCAAAAGCAGACTCAGCAAATTTATGCCATTACAGAAGACCATAACAGAACATTATGGCTCAGTACTACCTATGGCTTAATAAACATGAGCTTTAAGGAAGGAAAAATCTATTTCCGGTATTTTAAGCATTTTAGTGAAGAGCTGAACAAAGCGACAGACAACCACATTACCACCATGGTTGAAGACCGTGAAAATAATTTATGGATCGGAACCAAACAAACTGGCGTAAGCAAGCTAAATCTTAACACAGAAACAATTACCACCTATAAATATTCTAGTCTTAATAAACAGGGGATCAGTAGTAACAATATCCGAAAAATTATGATGGACCAGGAAGGTCAATTATGGATCGGAACACTACATGGCATTAATATCTACAATCCAGCCACCAAAAATTTCGGTTCCCTGCATAATATACCCGAAGATCCTTCCAGCCTGAGCCAAAACTCTGTTTATGATATTTATCAGGATCGGCAGGGCATAATATGGGTAGGCACCTATTACGGCGCCATTAATATGACTTATCCCAATTATACGCCCTTTAAGATTTATAGAAGCACTACCGCAACAAATGGCTTAAGCAGTAACGTAGTCAGTTCAATTATGGAGGATGAACACCAAAACCTTTGGATTGGTACCGAAGGAGAAGGACTAAATTATTACGATCGGAAAAACAATACTTTTACCCGTTACAAAAACAACCCGAACGATCCTAAAAGCTTAAGTGCAAACCTGGTAAAATCGGTTATACGAGATAAAAAAAATAGAATTTGGGTTGGAACCCATTATGGCGGATTAAACCTTTTTCAACCAGAAACCAAAACTTTTATCAGATATACCAGTCGCATAAACGATACTTCATCTATTAGCAGTGATGAAATTACAACCGTTTTTGAAGATAGTTACGGGCGATTTTGGGTCGGCACTAACGGTGGCTTAAATAGCTTTAACAGTACTACAGGTAAATTTATCCGCAACCGGGTAAATGGTTTAACGAATGCGGTACTTTACATTTTTGAAGATCCCAAACGAAGCCTGTGGGTAGCTACCAACTCGGGGCTTTACCAGTTGAAAAAAGGGAGTCAACGATTTGTTAGCCGTGTTGCTGCCGATCCGGAAATTTTAAAATATAATGAAATCACTTGTTTAACTGCCGATAAAGAAGGGTATTTGCTCATGGGCACCTTGCGTAATGGCTTATTTAAGCTCAATGCAGATCGACATCGTTATACCAGAATGACCACTTTTGATGGCTTACCCCGCAACACCATTATGGGTATACTCGAAGATGATTTTAATAACCTATGGATAACTACAGACAAAGGTTTATGTAAATACAACCCAAGGCAGAAAACTTTTAAAACTTACAACATTAAAGATGGACTACCAGGCAACGAATTTAATTACAAATCATTTTTGAAAGACAGTAAGGGGGCCTTTTTCTTTGGTGGATTAAGTGGAATGGTCAGTTTTTTCCCAAACGAGATTAAAGAGAATAAAAACACCCCGCCTGTTATTTTTACAGGATTAAAATTATTTAATAAACCAATAACATTGAATACCGATGATGGCTTACTTAAACAAAACATCAGCACCATTAAATCAATCACTTTTGAATCAGACCAGAATGTGTTTTCTATTGATTTTACGCTACTCAACTTTATAAAATCTGATAAAAACCATTATGCCTATAAATTAGGGGGCTTTGAAAAAAATTGGAACTATGTAGATAACCCATCGGCCAGTTATACCAACCTCTCGCCTGGAAACTATACCCTTATGGTAAAGGGAAGTAATAATGATGGCCTTTGGACCAACAAAACAAGCACATTAGATATTAAGATTTTGCCACCATTTTATAAAACCTGGTGGGCTTATCTGTTTTACTTTTGTGCTTTTGCAGCCATTTCGTTTGTATTTATACGTTATTTGTTGATAAAAGCTGTACTTAAAAAAGAAAAAGAGATTAACGAGCATAAACTTGAGTTTTTCACCAATATCTCTCATGAAATCCGCACACCTTTAACCCTTATTGTTGGTCCGTTAGATAAATTGATCGAGAATGCTAAGGACGACCCTGCCCTGAACAGAGACCTGCAACCGATCAAACATAATGCCGACCGTTTGATGAACTTAGTTACGGAATTGCTCGACTTTAGAAAGGCTGAAAGCGGAAAAATGGCATTACACGTAAGTCCTGGCAATGTGGTAAAATTCTGTAGGGAAATATTTCTGGCTTTTCAGAACATGGCCATTTCTAAAAATATCGATTACCAGTTTGAAACCGAACAGGCAGAAATTGAACTTTATTTTGATAAGGTTCAAATGGAAAAAGTGATGTTTAACCTACTTTCAAATGCTTTTAAGTTTACCCCTGTAAACGGGAAAATTAGCTTAAAAATAGAAGTGGAAAAACAATTGGTTAATATCAAAATCTGCGATAACGGCAAAGGCATTCCTTTAGAGAACCAGGCCAATTTATTCACTAATTTTTATCAGGCCAATGCCACTACAACCATTGGTACAGGTTTGGGCTTATCGTTCTCT
Encoded proteins:
- a CDS encoding TonB-dependent receptor, coding for MDKLYKHLKIGEAKLSRFYCQVKLCSLIMLLSFTAFTAFAQSIKISGTVNDAQGGTIPGVSVKVKGTSTAVLTTADGKFSITVPSSQSVLIFSFVGYDVKEVGVGNSTSLNVTLQDQNNSLNDVVVVGYGVQKKVNVIGSVATIDAKSIENRPVTNLSSSLGGLSSGVSVRQASGKPGSDGATIRIRGTGTLNSNNALIIVDGIVGSMDAVNPNDVETISILKDAAAASIYGSLAANGVILITTKKGKQGKTTVTYSGLGSVAKPANLPTFVTDYITHMQLVNEGYRNLGQTPIYTDATMALWAAANANPDGFTTQGIPNYVAYPNTDWGKVIFDNNFAQQHNISLNGGSENTQYLLSAFYINNPGTMANTGSDKYNLRINLQSKVASFLTVGTQTFASNQTYGLASTDNAFNFLRQTTPGVYPVYNGKYGFPAATEESSTANNISSYLYSTGGDDNETRINTTVLARFDILKGLNFETRFNYQARQEEFNNHSITNERWNFASNILKSAASTPDQLSTNYGFNKNYAYTIDNILNYKTTIAKVHDISILAGYNQYYYNYYNFGASKKGLIDETITTLNAATTLTSASGDEYDYALRSYFGRLNYAFKNRYLLEGVFRYDGSSRFSAENRWGFFPALSAGWRISEEPFMDGLNKYIGNLKLRASWGKTGNNASGNYDYQAVYGATNYSFNGLQSTGLVSTKFANNDLKWETTTTTNIGLDGNLFKGALTFEIDLYKKYTDGILFTPTIPLTTGTATAATQNIAEVSNKGVELTLGYNGKVGDFKYGVSGNFAYNFNRVSKYKGLLNAGYTTDALGNSVYTSNLGNVSSGSTNRILEGHEINEYYLQTVYKGTENYFTDGKVNVNGGPKDGMIRTPDDMAWLNAMIAAGYTFQPTAGVSKTKIYYGDLIYADNNGDGLYGNAFDSQFLNKSSTPRYNYGFSLNLSYKNIDLSMLWSGSAGMWYYWNSTGYNNSIVSLGNAVSTLIANDHYYYNDANPSDPANNITAHYPRLKNTADAQNAGVASDFYLYNASYLKLKNLQIGYTIPEKISKKALINRARIYVSGENLWTITNYPGLDPEIGSGVGYPTLRQYSVGLNVTF
- a CDS encoding RagB/SusD family nutrient uptake outer membrane protein translates to MKKILTIIFTIIVLTGCKKDLLETVPYSQIASETMWTTDNLTDQGVTGVYAILRYGWTSGGASGLELYQMDALGFTGQTSGAESLLSGTITASNGYFSSHWQNLYEGIQRANDAIKNIPLKSPSAAEKKARYIAECKFLRAYFYLRLNQLYKGVPIYLEPFTAADATKARSTEAEVWAQVVSDLNAVIAEPNLPDRYVSGNAQYGHITKGAAYALRGKAYLYTQKWDLAAADFSKVKDAGYTLFANYSNLFKTANEQSSEMIFSIQNIGITGFGSDTQFYCGTRSSFGSCWNTYHVSPNLVDLYENADGSKFDWEIAIPGYSSLTVAEREVYFLRNNLTASEITAATARGAKMSLYLPTGNEARLLKAYANRDPRLAANVITPYSTYLGVFSGANAVVTSRWPYRAEAATNGDLRTDTQSLFYYLYRKYVYEGTTETPARDYGPTDLVLIRYADVLLMWAEALNEQGLTSEAIAKVNEVRGRAGVALLQNTNSILPTFVSGQTDLRERIRNERRVEFPNEGINFFDEMRWKSWKDKVFYAGNGVKQAWGKVVYAYSFKGDFLYNWAIPAVEIERNPNLTQNAGWIN
- a CDS encoding hybrid sensor histidine kinase/response regulator transcription factor, which codes for MKSLLTFALVFFIIASNAQNKYAFKHLNVENGLTQSSVLSIAQDARGFIWFGTRFGLNKYDSKSFKAYYHENNNKKSLSDAAFLSSILALKNGTLLIGTQGGLNKYNEGDDNFDCYRHNDKDPNSISNSRINCIFQDKKSRVWIGTENGLNLLNINGKYKFKRFLYGQKQTQQIYAITEDHNRTLWLSTTYGLINMSFKEGKIYFRYFKHFSEELNKATDNHITTMVEDRENNLWIGTKQTGVSKLNLNTETITTYKYSSLNKQGISSNNIRKIMMDQEGQLWIGTLHGINIYNPATKNFGSLHNIPEDPSSLSQNSVYDIYQDRQGIIWVGTYYGAINMTYPNYTPFKIYRSTTATNGLSSNVVSSIMEDEHQNLWIGTEGEGLNYYDRKNNTFTRYKNNPNDPKSLSANLVKSVIRDKKNRIWVGTHYGGLNLFQPETKTFIRYTSRINDTSSISSDEITTVFEDSYGRFWVGTNGGLNSFNSTTGKFIRNRVNGLTNAVLYIFEDPKRSLWVATNSGLYQLKKGSQRFVSRVAADPEILKYNEITCLTADKEGYLLMGTLRNGLFKLNADRHRYTRMTTFDGLPRNTIMGILEDDFNNLWITTDKGLCKYNPRQKTFKTYNIKDGLPGNEFNYKSFLKDSKGAFFFGGLSGMVSFFPNEIKENKNTPPVIFTGLKLFNKPITLNTDDGLLKQNISTIKSITFESDQNVFSIDFTLLNFIKSDKNHYAYKLGGFEKNWNYVDNPSASYTNLSPGNYTLMVKGSNNDGLWTNKTSTLDIKILPPFYKTWWAYLFYFCAFAAISFVFIRYLLIKAVLKKEKEINEHKLEFFTNISHEIRTPLTLIVGPLDKLIENAKDDPALNRDLQPIKHNADRLMNLVTELLDFRKAESGKMALHVSPGNVVKFCREIFLAFQNMAISKNIDYQFETEQAEIELYFDKVQMEKVMFNLLSNAFKFTPVNGKISLKIEVEKQLVNIKICDNGKGIPLENQANLFTNFYQANATTTIGTGLGLSFSKSIVELHHGQISVESTPKNDKAFGNTAFTVSLKTGKEHFNPSDFIPDYIYYDDALNYNLNAPQLTEQFKVGDAMPDDSGKNRKNSILLVEDNEDVRTFIKQALSPSYQIYERENGATGLDCALDLIPDLIISDVMMPVMDGLELCRKLKTDERTSHIPVVLLTARSAYVHQVNGFENGADAYIMKPFNLKILELNIQNLLNARETIKQKFAQVITLEPKNMVINTTEQNFLNKIIQLIEDHIADPDFDVPTLASEIGMSQPVLYKKIRALTDLSVNDFIKSLRIKRAAQLLKQGTGNIAEIAYAVGFNDRKYFSSEFKKHFGKTPSEFMSSD